TTGAAACCATCAAATTCCCTTAGGAGAGAATCCTTAATTATTGTATGGTAGCCCATGTTCTTGCCTGTGAAATAGTCACTTTTCTTTAAAATCAGATCATTTAGGCTAGTTAAAATCTCCCTGGTCTTTTTCTTTCCTAAAAAATTCACCATATTTAGGTAATAGGAAGGGTTTGAAAAGACTGAAATGTAGGAAGATAGGTCTTTTATCTGGTCATTTGATAAGGAAATGAGGCCTTCTTTTTCATTAAAATCTTCCTTCAATAAGTCATAGGCCCTATATTTAAGGCCCGAAATTTCTCTAGAATCTTTAAAACTTAGGTCTTCCTTGTATAATTTTATGTCGCCGAGTTTTAATTTTTCTTTTTGATTTGATCCAGAAAGGTAGGATACGTGGAATTTGGTATTGAACTTGTAGTCTATATCCTCGCTCATCTTTAAAAACAAAGACTCTTTGTAGATAGGAATTAGGTCTTTAAGGGCTGATTTGTTTTCATAAAAATTGAAGGATGTACCTTCCTTTAGGATTTTATCCTTGATTATAAGAGGAGATTTGCCGATAAAACCTATAAATTCATTGATTTTAAAGATTAAAATCCCATCAAGGTCTTTAAAAAAATTTGCTTTTAAGGCTGGTTCTTGGAGGATTTTTCTTAAAAAAATTTCGTCATAGGAATAAACTTTGGCAAATACCACTTCCTTGTTTATTTTATTTTCTTTTACATACTCTGGATCGTCCTTTAGAAGGTCGATTAGGATTTTTTCTAAATTTTCCATCTTTGCTCCATTCTTGATATTACTATACTAACAAAAAATATTTTTCATAAAAAAAAGCCCGCAAGGCTTGCGGGTCTAGTAAATATCGATTGATTGGACGGTGCCATTAAGGGCGTTTAATTTGATTGTATAGCCGTCGTTTGTTTTTAGATAATAGGCTTTGATTGTGGCTGAATCGTTTTTAGGGTCTTCTGTTAAAGCCTCTCCGAAATTCTTTTTTATGTCATAAACTGAATCTTCAAGCTTAATTCCCATGGTCTCAAAGTCCCTATTATTATTTATGACTGAGGCTGTAAGCTCTTTGATTACTGTATTTTCAATTTTTTCTTTGTCAGTATCAAGGTCGTAAAAGGCTTCCAAAAGGTAAAATTCCCTATAAACTTCGTTGTTAATCCCGTCTGTAAACCAGGTTGGCTTAGGCTCAAAAGAGTCTCCGACTCTTGAAATTGTAGCAACAAGCTTGCCGTCCTTTTCATTTAAAGAGTAGGTGAAACCATTTTTCTTGAAATCAGCAAGGCTAAGAGGGAATTTATAAAGTTCTCCCTCGATAATAAATGAAGAATCCCTCTTAAATTTGGTTGAATTGCCCTTTTTTGGTGCTGTTGTTACATAGGGATTTTGGGCAGGTTCTAAGGCCTTTTCTGTGGTTACTAAAATCGGATATGTAAAGGCCATAATAAGGTTTAGCATGGCGAGCAGAAGGATTTTATTTCCAAAGTGCTTATTTACCCCATCTATAAGGGCGATGATGGCGCCGATTGTGCCTAAGCCAGCGCAAAGCATGGAAGCAAACATAAGTGGCCTATCAAAACCAAATATATTAATATAAGAATACCTAAAGATAAAAGAAATTATTAGGACCAATAAACCGATGATTAGGGTTGCTTGGTAGATTTTTTTCTTGTCTATAAATTTCATATTTTTTCCTCGTTTTTTCGAAATCTTCACAATATTCTACACTTTTCTTAAAAAAATTACAATTCCGTGTTATAATTAAAATAGATAAGTGGGTTTACGAAAACCAGCTTAAATCTGTACTTAATTTTAAAAGGGGGACATATGTTCGATTTTAAACAAGCGAAGGCAAGAGTTGACGAGGTAATCAATCCTACACATTTAATTTATTCTGAGGTTTTTTCTGATTCATCAAATAATAACGTGTACATAAAGCCAGAAAACCTTCAAAAAACTGGTTCCTTCAAGCTAAGGGGAGCCTACAACAAATTGTCCAAATTAGACAAGGAAGCAGCAGATAAGGGAATTATTACAGCGTCTGCCGGCAACCACGCCCAAGGGGTGGCATTTTCTGCCCAAAAACTAGGCATGAAAGCTGTAATTTGTATGCCAGAGCATACTCCAATGATTAAAGTCGACGGTACTTTAAAATACGGAGCAGAAGTTGTTCTCTATGGGGCAAGCTTTGATGAATGTAAGGAACACGCCCTAAAACTTGCTGAAGAAAAAGGCTATACCTTCATCCCTCCTTTTGATGACCTAGACGTTATCGAAGGCCAGGGTACAATCGGTCTTGAAATTGTTGAAGAGCTTAAGTATGTCGACTACGTTTTGGTTCCAGTTGGCGGCGGTGGCCTTATTTCAGGTGTGGCTAAGTGCCTAAAGCAAATTTCACCACTAATCAAGGTAATTGGTGTTGAACCTTATTCTGCAAGGAGCATGAAAGAAGCCATCAAGCAAGGCCATATAGTCACCCTTGAAGGAGTTGACACAATCGCAGATGGTACAG
This genomic window from Anaerococcus murdochii contains:
- the ilvA gene encoding threonine ammonia-lyase, with product MFDFKQAKARVDEVINPTHLIYSEVFSDSSNNNVYIKPENLQKTGSFKLRGAYNKLSKLDKEAADKGIITASAGNHAQGVAFSAQKLGMKAVICMPEHTPMIKVDGTLKYGAEVVLYGASFDECKEHALKLAEEKGYTFIPPFDDLDVIEGQGTIGLEIVEELKYVDYVLVPVGGGGLISGVAKCLKQISPLIKVIGVEPYSARSMKEAIKQGHIVTLEGVDTIADGTAVATVGKANYEICKDNVDDWITVTDEEILMAFIKLIEKHKLIAEPSGILPLAALDKLNFFNKNVVCLVSGGNIDMSFISQLINRGLYETGRITRIEVELPNIPGKLQGLLTEIAQTKANVISIEHDGFKEASRFKNINVVLTLETNGMDHVKKIREVIGKKGYIIH